One genomic segment of Lysobacter sp. 5GHs7-4 includes these proteins:
- a CDS encoding ABC transporter permease subunit, which yields MKRWAARLLEAAITLWLLATLCFVLLRAAPGGPFDTEKAAPPEVQAALAAQYRLDRPLPAQYAAWLGDVVRGDLGPSFQYPDYRVTQLIANALPVSMLNGGLALLLALLLGIPLGAWAALRSGRWTDRGLMFAAGLGLAIPKFVAAPLLVLLFAVTLHWLPAGGWGGWSHVVLPVIALALPNIAYCARLTRASLLETLSADYLKAARARGLSESRLLLTHAMKPALLPVVAWLSPALINVVTGSAVVEQVFGIPGMGRYFVQGALNRDYTLVLGVVLVVGALIVAINAMVDALRAAMDPRLGDAQD from the coding sequence TTGAAGCGTTGGGCCGCGCGCCTGCTGGAAGCCGCGATCACGCTGTGGCTGCTGGCCACGCTGTGTTTCGTGCTGCTGCGCGCCGCGCCGGGCGGCCCCTTCGATACCGAGAAGGCGGCGCCGCCGGAAGTGCAGGCCGCGCTGGCCGCGCAATACCGCCTGGACCGGCCGTTGCCGGCGCAGTACGCGGCCTGGCTGGGCGACGTGGTGCGCGGCGATCTCGGGCCTTCGTTCCAGTACCCCGACTATCGCGTCACCCAGCTGATCGCCAATGCGCTGCCGGTGTCGATGCTCAACGGCGGGCTCGCGCTGCTGCTGGCGTTGCTGCTGGGCATTCCGCTGGGCGCCTGGGCCGCGTTGCGCAGCGGGCGCTGGACCGACCGCGGGCTGATGTTCGCGGCCGGCCTGGGGCTGGCGATCCCGAAGTTCGTCGCCGCGCCGTTGCTGGTGCTGCTGTTCGCGGTGACCCTGCACTGGCTGCCGGCCGGCGGTTGGGGCGGTTGGAGCCACGTGGTGCTGCCGGTGATCGCGCTGGCCCTGCCCAACATCGCCTACTGCGCGCGCCTCACCCGCGCCTCGTTGCTGGAAACGCTGTCGGCCGATTATCTGAAGGCCGCGCGTGCGCGTGGCCTATCCGAGTCCCGCCTGCTGCTGACCCACGCGATGAAGCCGGCGCTGCTGCCGGTGGTCGCCTGGCTGTCGCCCGCGCTGATCAACGTGGTCACCGGCTCGGCGGTGGTCGAACAGGTGTTCGGCATCCCTGGCATGGGCCGCTACTTCGTGCAGGGCGCGCTCAACCGCGACTACACCCTGGTGCTGGGCGTGGTGCTGGTGGTGGGTGCATTGATTGTGGCGATCAACGCCATGGTCGACGCCCTGCGCGCGGCGATGGACCCGCGCCTGGGCGATGCGCAGGACTGA
- a CDS encoding S9 family peptidase yields MNFASIWVAVLAASVALPAAAQVDVDAYLRRDRFGDIKLSPNGAYYAATMPSAERTSLVVIRRADKTITAKVSGVPDSDIHDFAWVNDERLVVAMAERFSALERPSPTGELYAINADGSGGRMLIGHRDPDLGIGAQSVKVNDFRAASLIDDLPQDERNVLVAIQTYGNTPETQVDRLDVYTGRRTTVATAPVRRARFLADSAGEIRYALGAGDDNASKLYYRENRDAAWRLINDESRSHRVEQPLGFAPDRRTAYLQVEQDRGPDAIVALDTSSGERKQVLRDDTVDPYLTVYAGDAAPVGALYMKDRLSSAFFDPASPTALLYRKLERAFPGLAVRVVSSTRDARLHLVYAHNDRNPGDYFLYDATSKEADRVFSRAEWLDPKAMAPVRAIQVRSRDGLVLHGYLTQPATAATQPAPTVVLPHGGPIGIYDEWGFDRDAQLLAAAGYTVLQINYRGSGNYGRAFLQAGAREWGARMQDDLTDATRWLIDQGIADPQRICIYGASYGAYAALMGAAREPALYRCAVGYVGVYDLPTKYEANADAAKWMRAWSNDWMGAPADLAQRSPNRMADRIKAPVFLAAGGKDEIAPIKHSKLMEKALTDAGVPVETLYYGSEGHGFYDEDHQRTFYTRLLDFLARHIGGARASAAPARD; encoded by the coding sequence ATGAACTTCGCAAGCATCTGGGTCGCGGTGCTGGCCGCATCGGTCGCGCTGCCGGCGGCGGCGCAAGTGGACGTGGACGCCTACCTGCGCCGCGATCGCTTCGGCGACATCAAACTTTCGCCCAACGGCGCCTACTACGCCGCCACCATGCCCAGCGCCGAGCGCACCTCGCTGGTGGTGATCCGGCGCGCCGACAAGACCATCACCGCCAAGGTCTCGGGCGTGCCCGATTCGGACATCCACGACTTCGCCTGGGTCAACGACGAGCGCCTGGTCGTGGCCATGGCCGAACGTTTCAGCGCGCTGGAACGGCCCTCGCCCACCGGCGAGCTGTACGCGATCAACGCCGACGGCAGCGGCGGGCGCATGCTGATCGGTCACCGCGACCCCGACCTGGGCATCGGCGCGCAGAGCGTCAAGGTCAACGATTTCCGCGCCGCTTCGTTGATCGACGATCTGCCGCAGGACGAGCGCAACGTGCTGGTGGCGATCCAGACCTACGGCAACACACCCGAGACGCAGGTCGATCGCCTGGACGTCTACACCGGTCGCCGCACCACCGTCGCCACCGCGCCGGTGCGGCGCGCGCGTTTCCTGGCCGATAGCGCCGGCGAAATCCGCTACGCCCTGGGCGCCGGCGACGACAACGCCAGCAAGCTCTACTACCGCGAAAACCGCGACGCCGCGTGGCGGCTGATCAACGACGAGAGCCGCTCGCACCGGGTCGAGCAGCCGCTGGGCTTCGCGCCCGACCGGCGCACCGCCTATCTGCAGGTCGAACAGGACCGGGGGCCGGACGCGATCGTCGCGCTGGATACCTCCAGCGGCGAGCGCAAGCAGGTGTTGCGCGACGACACCGTCGATCCCTACCTCACCGTGTACGCCGGCGACGCGGCGCCGGTGGGCGCGTTGTACATGAAGGACCGACTGAGCAGCGCGTTCTTCGATCCGGCCTCGCCGACGGCCTTGCTGTACCGCAAGTTGGAGCGCGCCTTTCCCGGCCTGGCGGTGCGGGTGGTGTCGAGCACGCGCGACGCGCGCCTGCATCTGGTCTATGCCCACAACGACCGCAACCCTGGCGATTACTTCCTCTACGACGCCACCTCCAAGGAAGCCGACCGCGTCTTCAGCCGCGCCGAGTGGCTGGACCCGAAGGCGATGGCGCCGGTGCGCGCGATCCAGGTGCGCAGCCGCGACGGCCTGGTCCTGCACGGCTACCTCACCCAGCCCGCGACCGCCGCCACGCAGCCGGCGCCGACGGTGGTGCTGCCGCACGGCGGCCCGATCGGCATCTACGACGAATGGGGCTTCGACCGCGACGCGCAGCTGCTGGCCGCGGCCGGCTACACGGTGCTGCAGATCAATTACCGCGGCTCCGGCAACTACGGCCGCGCCTTCCTGCAGGCGGGCGCGCGCGAGTGGGGCGCACGCATGCAGGACGATCTGACCGACGCGACGCGTTGGCTGATCGACCAGGGCATCGCCGACCCCCAGCGCATCTGCATCTACGGCGCCAGCTACGGCGCCTACGCCGCGCTGATGGGCGCAGCGCGCGAACCCGCCCTGTACCGCTGCGCGGTGGGCTACGTCGGCGTGTACGACCTGCCGACCAAGTACGAGGCCAATGCCGACGCCGCCAAATGGATGCGCGCCTGGTCCAACGACTGGATGGGCGCGCCCGCCGACCTGGCGCAGCGCTCGCCCAATCGCATGGCCGACCGCATCAAGGCGCCGGTGTTCCTGGCCGCCGGCGGCAAGGACGAGATCGCGCCGATCAAGCACAGCAAGCTGATGGAGAAAGCGCTGACCGACGCGGGCGTGCCGGTGGAGACGCTCTACTATGGCAGCGAGGGTCACGGCTTTTACGACGAAGACCACCAGCGCACGTTCTATACGCGGCTGCTGGATTTCCTCGCCCGCCATATCGGCGGGGCCCGCGCCTCCGCCGCGCCCGCGCGCGATTGA